In the Chlorobium limicola DSM 245 genome, one interval contains:
- the proC gene encoding pyrroline-5-carboxylate reductase — translation MNRLHTGFIGTGRIARAMIAGLAEKETIRLYGFDTQQAAIEGIAADYPVEACPSVAAIAGKASVIILSVKPYQIESVLEELKAYLNENHLLISVAAGISSEFIRQRTGDSVKVIRVMPNTPAFAGEGMTALSRGAAATDEDIATAEELFRAIGRTLILDEQLMDAATALSGSGPAYMFHIIASLAQGGVQCGLSRGDAVLLAAQTMYGAAKMALAGHRSPEELIRDVTTPGGTTEAGLKVMDERNIRQILVDTVSAAEARSRELMK, via the coding sequence ATGAACAGACTTCATACAGGTTTTATAGGCACAGGAAGAATCGCCCGCGCAATGATTGCCGGACTTGCCGAAAAAGAAACCATCCGTCTTTACGGTTTCGATACACAGCAGGCGGCCATCGAGGGAATCGCCGCCGACTATCCGGTTGAAGCCTGTCCTTCGGTTGCGGCAATTGCCGGAAAAGCCTCGGTCATTATCCTCTCCGTCAAACCGTACCAGATAGAGAGCGTACTCGAAGAGCTCAAAGCGTACCTGAATGAAAACCATCTGCTTATCAGCGTCGCAGCAGGCATTTCATCGGAATTCATCCGGCAGCGCACCGGCGACAGCGTAAAGGTGATCCGCGTCATGCCCAACACGCCTGCATTCGCCGGCGAAGGGATGACCGCTCTCTCTCGGGGCGCAGCCGCTACCGACGAGGACATTGCCACTGCGGAAGAGCTGTTCAGAGCGATAGGCAGAACCCTCATTCTCGATGAGCAGCTTATGGATGCGGCAACGGCTCTATCCGGCAGCGGACCAGCCTATATGTTCCATATTATCGCCTCTCTGGCCCAAGGAGGCGTGCAGTGCGGGCTCTCACGCGGGGATGCCGTGCTGCTCGCCGCACAGACCATGTACGGTGCCGCTAAAATGGCACTCGCAGGCCACAGAAGCCCGGAAGAGCTGATCAGGGACGTCACCACTCCAGGCGGAACCACCGAAGCCGGCCTGAAGGTGATGGATGAACGCAACATCCGGCAGATTCTTGTGGATACCGTCTCGGCAGCGGAGGCCCGTTCTCGCGAACTGATGAAATAG
- a CDS encoding c-type cytochrome — translation MSRFVSAAFCALFMMSFSLTDVNAATGKAVYDANCAACHKDGIMGAPKTGNKPAWAPRIAQGMTVLVDKSIKGYQGKKGMMPAKGGNTKLSNADVKLAVEYIVSLSK, via the coding sequence ATGTCTCGTTTTGTATCTGCTGCTTTTTGCGCACTGTTTATGATGTCATTCAGCCTGACCGATGTTAACGCCGCTACCGGCAAAGCAGTTTATGACGCCAACTGCGCCGCATGCCACAAGGACGGCATCATGGGCGCGCCGAAAACCGGCAACAAGCCTGCATGGGCTCCGCGTATCGCTCAGGGCATGACCGTACTGGTCGACAAATCCATTAAAGGGTATCAGGGCAAGAAAGGAATGATGCCTGCTAAAGGCGGCAACACGAAGCTTTCCAACGCAGACGTCAAACTTGCCGTCGAGTACATCGTCAGCCTGAGCAAATAA
- the yajC gene encoding preprotein translocase subunit YajC, whose translation MHDIIFSLMLFAPPAGGQNPNPIIQLVPLVLIFVVFYFFMIRPQQKKQKEREKVLDSLKRGDRVVTIGGIHGTVAGIDTEKKTVLVQVGDNVKMKFDRTAVANIDKQESGDKLTTTKE comes from the coding sequence ATGCACGACATCATTTTCTCTCTTATGCTTTTCGCTCCTCCGGCCGGAGGACAGAACCCGAATCCCATCATTCAGCTTGTTCCTCTGGTCCTGATTTTCGTTGTTTTCTACTTCTTCATGATCCGACCACAGCAGAAAAAACAGAAGGAACGGGAAAAGGTTCTCGACAGTCTGAAGAGAGGCGACAGGGTCGTTACCATCGGCGGTATTCATGGTACCGTTGCCGGCATCGATACGGAAAAGAAAACCGTCCTCGTTCAGGTCGGCGATAATGTAAAAATGAAGTTCGACCGTACTGCAGTCGCCAACATCGACAAACAGGAATCAGGAGATAAACTTACCACTACGAAGGAATAA
- a CDS encoding pyridoxal-phosphate-dependent aminotransferase family protein has product MKKRLFTPGPTPVPENVMLRMAAPIIHHRNPEFMEILTRVHEDLKYLFRTTQPVVVLSCSGTGGMEASVASLFKSGEKVITVNAGKFGERWGQLVRVFTGNCVEEKVQWGTAIQPERMAELLKEHPDAKGVCLTHSETSTGTAADIKALCALIREKSDALILVDGITAIGAHEFHFDDWGADICITGSQKGLMMPPGLALVAISERAQDIINAHTHTQQFYLSLKKALKAHSAEDTPFTPAVSLVIGLDEALQMIKAEGIENIWKRHESLAAACRQGCSALGMKLFSNSPSFAVTPVWLPEGVDWSAFNKALKNKNGITVAAGQDEYKGKIFRVSHLGYYDELDMLTVIGGLERALKDINFDFEIGAGVSAVQKAFLGN; this is encoded by the coding sequence ATGAAAAAAAGACTATTCACCCCAGGCCCTACCCCTGTGCCGGAAAATGTCATGCTGCGCATGGCAGCTCCCATTATCCATCACAGGAATCCCGAGTTCATGGAAATCCTTACCCGTGTTCACGAGGATCTCAAGTATCTTTTCAGAACGACTCAGCCGGTTGTTGTGCTCAGTTGTTCGGGTACCGGAGGTATGGAAGCATCTGTTGCAAGTCTTTTCAAATCCGGCGAAAAAGTCATAACCGTCAATGCCGGTAAATTCGGCGAACGGTGGGGTCAGCTGGTGAGGGTTTTTACCGGCAACTGCGTTGAAGAAAAAGTACAGTGGGGAACCGCCATACAGCCCGAGAGAATGGCCGAACTCCTGAAAGAGCACCCCGACGCAAAGGGCGTATGCCTTACCCATTCAGAAACCTCTACCGGCACCGCTGCCGACATCAAGGCCCTCTGCGCGCTCATACGGGAAAAATCAGATGCCCTCATCCTCGTTGACGGCATCACCGCTATCGGTGCTCACGAATTCCATTTTGACGACTGGGGCGCAGATATCTGCATCACCGGTTCGCAGAAAGGGCTCATGATGCCTCCGGGACTCGCTCTCGTTGCGATTTCAGAAAGAGCGCAGGATATCATCAATGCGCACACCCATACGCAGCAGTTTTATCTGAGCCTGAAAAAAGCCCTGAAGGCGCACTCTGCGGAAGACACGCCGTTCACTCCGGCAGTTTCTCTGGTCATCGGACTCGATGAAGCGCTGCAGATGATCAAGGCGGAAGGCATTGAAAATATCTGGAAACGTCATGAAAGCCTCGCCGCCGCCTGCCGGCAGGGGTGCAGCGCTCTCGGCATGAAGCTTTTCAGCAACTCTCCCTCTTTTGCAGTCACGCCGGTCTGGCTTCCTGAAGGCGTTGACTGGTCGGCATTCAACAAGGCGCTGAAAAACAAGAACGGCATTACGGTCGCTGCGGGTCAGGACGAGTACAAAGGCAAAATTTTCCGCGTCTCCCACCTCGGCTACTATGACGAACTCGACATGCTGACCGTAATCGGCGGCCTGGAACGCGCATTGAAAGATATCAACTTCGATTTTGAAATCGGAGCCGGTGTCAGCGCGGTGCAAAAAGCTTTCCTCGGCAATTGA
- a CDS encoding B12-binding domain-containing radical SAM protein: protein MNGQKKVLLVFLPSESGVDGARSLYTEQEKSRLTQWVNHSVRKLIKQTQFAIPPLSLMILSSIGVPGVEQHICDMRFEDFPDGTHWDLVGISVQTGMAKKAFELADRLRRNNLTVALGGAHVTLFPDSCRPHADLLVHGEADDLWKEVLEDLKADVLKQEYSADRFPDLELSRPVIKDALIKSRYFTTNLIQTGRGCPYNCDFCNVHVLNGRSLRRRKIGDIVDEVARFQQHDRRIFFFVDDSINGDPAYAEELFRRLIPYRISWFGQATTALGRQPRLLESFARSGCRALLVGIESVEAESRNAHRKTQNKAEELVDAVKNIRSAGISLYGSFIYGLDGDTIDTPAAILDFIRETKLDVPGINILRPIPGTRVFDRLKDEGRLLFDPNDITAFRYTFGQEMLYLPKNIPLDAFVESYSELTREVFSMANSIKRGLAAPSAKTAVLFFNLFYTHLYGLSRSDLRKQLVVQS, encoded by the coding sequence ATGAACGGTCAAAAAAAAGTTCTGCTGGTTTTTCTCCCCTCCGAAAGTGGCGTCGATGGGGCGCGTTCCCTCTATACCGAACAGGAAAAAAGCCGGCTTACGCAGTGGGTCAACCACTCCGTAAGAAAACTGATCAAGCAGACCCAGTTTGCGATTCCTCCGCTGTCGCTCATGATCCTCAGCTCGATCGGGGTGCCGGGAGTCGAGCAGCATATCTGCGATATGCGGTTCGAGGATTTTCCGGACGGAACGCACTGGGACCTGGTAGGCATAAGCGTACAGACCGGTATGGCAAAAAAGGCGTTCGAACTTGCCGATCGACTTCGGCGAAACAACCTGACGGTCGCGCTCGGCGGCGCCCATGTAACCCTCTTTCCGGATTCCTGCCGCCCTCATGCTGACCTGCTGGTACACGGTGAAGCCGATGACCTCTGGAAAGAGGTGCTCGAAGATCTCAAGGCGGACGTTCTGAAACAGGAATACAGCGCAGATCGGTTTCCCGATCTTGAACTGTCTCGTCCCGTGATCAAGGACGCGCTGATAAAAAGCCGCTATTTCACGACAAACCTCATTCAGACCGGCCGGGGCTGCCCGTATAACTGCGACTTCTGCAATGTCCACGTCCTGAACGGACGCTCGCTGCGCAGAAGAAAAATCGGCGATATCGTCGATGAGGTCGCCCGTTTTCAGCAGCACGACAGACGGATTTTCTTTTTTGTCGATGACTCCATCAATGGCGATCCCGCTTACGCCGAAGAACTTTTCCGGCGACTCATCCCCTACCGCATCAGCTGGTTCGGACAGGCTACCACGGCACTTGGCCGGCAACCGCGGCTGCTTGAATCATTCGCGCGTTCGGGTTGCCGTGCACTGCTTGTCGGCATCGAAAGCGTCGAAGCGGAAAGCCGCAATGCCCATCGGAAAACCCAGAACAAAGCCGAGGAACTTGTCGATGCCGTCAAAAACATACGTAGCGCGGGCATAAGCCTCTACGGCAGCTTTATCTATGGCCTCGACGGCGATACCATCGATACTCCGGCAGCAATTCTCGACTTCATCAGGGAGACGAAGCTCGATGTTCCCGGCATCAATATTCTCAGGCCCATTCCCGGCACGAGGGTTTTCGATCGGCTCAAAGATGAGGGGCGACTGCTCTTCGACCCGAACGACATCACCGCCTTTCGTTATACGTTCGGTCAGGAGATGCTCTACCTGCCGAAAAACATTCCGCTCGACGCTTTTGTGGAAAGTTACTCGGAACTGACCAGAGAGGTGTTCAGCATGGCAAACTCCATCAAAAGAGGCCTTGCCGCGCCAAGCGCCAAAACCGCAGTACTCTTTTTCAATCTCTTCTATACCCATCTCTACGGACTCTCGCGCAGCGACCTCCGTAAACAGCTTGTCGTTCAGTCGTAA
- a CDS encoding BatD family protein, protein MQCLLLLLALSIPLAEAAADPVQNRKSPFIRATVTGTGRPYVGEEQLLTYTLYFIGDAPQVSDESNPSLDGLWHSEIDPGRFVKSRPVTLDNAVYRSAVIRQYKFAPLRAGRFGVGGYRLKCLFTGNAGSSVTRTMLISAPSVVIDAKALPEPIPEGFSGAVGTFSSFEQSADHATRRTGEPVTLALTVRGKGNLQTLRIPEPAVPSAVHKRAPVTVLSLDSSAAFSAGSLTSRVTVYPQQPGKTVIPPLRFVYFDPEKKQYRTLSSRPLAIEAGQGEKSGTMDSLNFPRPDAAGPENAGQAQLKTAGKAVAAVLAAVLIVALVMKRFGKPPERADKKSGAIADESPSRPSPENFKAQMYSLIEEKTGIRKPESLTRAQLATALAAKNIPPTTSRQIERVLETIDRMLYSPAGATENEMILLGSEGKRLLQILRQL, encoded by the coding sequence ATGCAGTGCTTACTGCTGCTCCTTGCGCTCTCGATCCCGCTTGCCGAAGCGGCGGCAGATCCGGTCCAGAATCGGAAATCGCCGTTTATCCGCGCCACCGTTACCGGCACCGGCCGTCCCTATGTCGGCGAAGAGCAGCTTCTGACCTATACCCTGTATTTTATCGGTGACGCGCCGCAGGTTTCAGACGAATCGAATCCTTCACTTGACGGATTGTGGCATAGCGAAATCGACCCCGGCCGCTTTGTCAAAAGCAGACCGGTTACCCTCGACAACGCCGTTTACCGGAGCGCCGTTATCCGGCAGTATAAATTTGCCCCCCTGAGAGCCGGAAGGTTTGGCGTCGGGGGATACCGTCTCAAATGTCTGTTTACCGGGAATGCGGGCTCATCCGTCACCCGCACCATGCTCATTTCCGCTCCATCTGTCGTCATCGATGCAAAAGCGCTTCCTGAACCCATCCCGGAAGGGTTCAGCGGAGCTGTGGGCACGTTCTCCTCGTTTGAGCAATCGGCAGATCATGCGACGCGGAGAACCGGAGAACCGGTAACGCTTGCCCTTACGGTCAGGGGAAAGGGAAATCTCCAGACGCTGCGCATTCCGGAACCTGCAGTTCCGTCAGCCGTTCATAAAAGAGCACCGGTTACGGTGCTGAGCCTCGACAGCAGCGCGGCTTTTTCGGCAGGATCCCTTACCTCCAGAGTAACCGTTTACCCGCAGCAGCCAGGAAAAACCGTCATTCCCCCGCTGCGTTTTGTATATTTCGACCCCGAAAAAAAGCAATACCGTACGCTTTCCTCCCGACCACTCGCCATCGAGGCAGGTCAGGGTGAAAAGAGCGGAACAATGGATTCCCTGAACTTCCCGCGACCCGATGCAGCAGGACCTGAAAACGCAGGTCAGGCGCAACTCAAGACGGCGGGAAAGGCCGTAGCCGCGGTGCTGGCAGCTGTCCTGATTGTCGCCCTCGTGATGAAAAGGTTCGGAAAACCTCCTGAACGCGCGGATAAAAAAAGCGGTGCGATCGCGGATGAAAGTCCATCGCGTCCATCGCCGGAAAATTTCAAAGCGCAAATGTACTCGCTCATCGAAGAGAAAACGGGAATACGCAAACCGGAAAGTCTGACAAGGGCCCAATTAGCGACCGCTCTGGCGGCAAAAAACATCCCCCCGACCACAAGCCGGCAAATCGAAAGGGTGCTTGAAACCATCGACCGCATGCTTTACAGTCCGGCAGGCGCAACTGAAAACGAGATGATTCTGCTCGGCAGCGAAGGGAAACGGCTTCTGCAGATACTTCGCCAGCTGTAG
- the carA gene encoding glutamine-hydrolyzing carbamoyl-phosphate synthase small subunit — protein sequence MQETPALLVLENGSVYRGTAFGYIGEAKGEVVFNTSLTGYQEILTDPSYAGQMVAMTYPLIGNYGVTPDDNESSKVWASAFIVREVSHIHSNFEASGSLEDYLKAAKVMGLAGIDTRKLVREIREKGAMRGVISAIDLNEGSLREKALSIPEMTGQDLVKTVTAEKNYVLEKADARYHVAAFDYGIKSNILRILQNCGCRVTVLNAATPVEEVLKLNPDGVFLSNGPGDPAAVGYAIDTIRALAEYNRSTRPLPVFGICLGHQLLSLALGAETYKLKFGHHGSNHPVKNLDSNKIEITSQNHGFAVKMDSLPEDLEMTHLNLYDQTVEGVRHRSLPCFSVQYHPEAAPGPHDSHYLFDLFTDMMDRAKN from the coding sequence ATGCAAGAGACTCCAGCTCTATTGGTTTTAGAAAACGGATCTGTTTACAGGGGAACAGCATTCGGTTATATCGGCGAAGCGAAAGGCGAGGTGGTGTTCAATACATCGCTCACCGGGTATCAGGAAATTCTCACCGATCCATCGTATGCCGGACAGATGGTGGCAATGACCTATCCGCTGATCGGCAATTACGGCGTTACCCCGGATGACAATGAATCCTCAAAAGTTTGGGCTTCCGCTTTTATCGTACGGGAAGTCTCTCATATTCACAGCAACTTCGAAGCATCGGGCAGTCTGGAAGATTACCTCAAAGCAGCGAAAGTGATGGGGCTTGCCGGCATCGATACCCGCAAACTTGTGCGTGAAATACGTGAAAAAGGAGCAATGCGAGGGGTCATTTCCGCCATTGACCTGAACGAAGGGAGCCTGAGGGAAAAAGCGCTCTCGATACCTGAAATGACCGGTCAGGATCTGGTGAAAACCGTTACCGCCGAGAAAAACTATGTTCTTGAAAAAGCGGACGCCCGCTACCATGTGGCCGCATTCGACTACGGCATCAAAAGCAACATTCTGAGAATTCTTCAGAACTGCGGATGCAGGGTAACCGTCCTGAATGCCGCAACGCCGGTCGAAGAGGTTCTCAAACTGAACCCTGACGGCGTTTTTCTCTCGAACGGACCGGGCGATCCGGCTGCTGTCGGGTATGCCATCGACACCATCAGGGCGCTTGCCGAATACAACCGTTCGACCAGACCGCTGCCGGTGTTCGGCATCTGTCTCGGCCATCAGCTGCTCTCGCTGGCTTTGGGAGCAGAGACCTATAAACTGAAATTCGGACATCACGGCAGCAACCATCCGGTAAAAAACCTCGACAGCAACAAGATCGAAATCACATCGCAAAACCACGGGTTTGCGGTTAAAATGGATTCGCTGCCTGAGGATCTTGAAATGACTCACCTGAATCTTTACGATCAGACGGTCGAGGGCGTCAGGCACCGCTCTCTGCCCTGCTTCTCGGTTCAGTACCACCCGGAAGCGGCTCCGGGACCGCACGACTCGCACTACCTGTTCGATCTGTTCACCGACATGATGGACCGTGCGAAAAATTGA
- a CDS encoding tetratricopeptide repeat protein codes for MMKPLSLLLLLTASLSLPEEFRQYRMVQKANHHYLSGEYHEAERLYSNLLADDPDEKLKTAIRFNLAGTLALQRKYADARRLYQSIPASAEGEKTGNLIGYNEGTCFAREALATHEPGRTSELLKQALRRYTAVLSGDPADTDARINYEIVYRMLQKHNASSSSKSGGRGENGDPAPAGSQSMKPAERILENAQLQENEVMRKIPQIHDSGTASAKNVKDW; via the coding sequence ATGATGAAACCGCTCTCTCTTTTACTGCTGCTCACCGCATCCCTCTCTCTTCCGGAAGAGTTCCGGCAGTACCGCATGGTGCAGAAAGCGAACCATCACTACCTCTCCGGCGAGTATCACGAAGCGGAACGGCTTTACAGTAACCTGCTGGCCGACGACCCCGACGAAAAATTGAAAACCGCGATACGCTTCAATCTTGCCGGCACCCTTGCCCTGCAGCGGAAGTATGCCGATGCCCGTCGCCTCTACCAGAGCATTCCGGCAAGCGCGGAGGGGGAAAAAACCGGTAACCTGATCGGCTACAATGAGGGCACCTGTTTTGCGCGGGAAGCTCTTGCCACTCATGAACCGGGCCGGACATCGGAGTTGCTCAAGCAGGCTCTCCGCCGTTATACTGCAGTTCTTTCCGGTGATCCTGCAGACACCGATGCCCGAATCAACTATGAAATCGTCTATCGGATGCTGCAGAAACATAACGCATCATCTTCTTCGAAGTCCGGTGGTCGGGGGGAAAACGGAGATCCGGCCCCAGCAGGCAGCCAGAGCATGAAGCCGGCTGAACGAATTCTGGAAAACGCACAGCTGCAGGAAAACGAGGTCATGCGCAAAATCCCGCAAATCCATGACTCGGGCACCGCATCGGCAAAAAACGTCAAGGACTGGTAG
- the tsaD gene encoding tRNA (adenosine(37)-N6)-threonylcarbamoyltransferase complex transferase subunit TsaD: MNILGIETSCDETSAAVLLDGRIGSNVISSQRCHTSFGGVVPELASREHERTIVSIVNSAVTEANITKNELDCIAATAGPGLIGAVMVGLCFAEGMAFALGIPFVPVNHIEAHMFSAFIPESPEHKSPEGPFISLTVSGGHTLLSLVREDLSYDVIGKTLDDAAGEAFDKTGKMLGLAYPAGPVIDRLAASGNPHFHAFPKALTSSSQTSRSYRGNFDFSFSGLKTSVLTWLQKHPAEFIQTHLHDIAASIQYAIVSVLTEKAVAAARYFRTDAISVAGGVSANSALRTAMQEACRHHGIRLYIPGTVYSTDNAAMIASLAGLMLSKGAVRKNNYDVAPFASFAAGAIKASLK; encoded by the coding sequence ATGAATATTTTAGGAATAGAAACCAGCTGCGATGAAACATCGGCAGCGGTACTGCTCGACGGCAGAATCGGTTCAAACGTTATCAGTTCACAGCGCTGTCATACCAGCTTCGGAGGAGTCGTTCCGGAACTTGCATCGAGAGAACACGAACGGACAATAGTGTCCATTGTCAACAGCGCGGTAACTGAAGCCAATATAACGAAAAATGAACTCGATTGCATAGCCGCCACCGCCGGCCCGGGTCTTATCGGCGCGGTTATGGTAGGACTCTGCTTCGCCGAAGGCATGGCGTTCGCTCTCGGCATTCCGTTCGTTCCGGTGAACCATATCGAGGCGCATATGTTTTCGGCCTTCATTCCCGAATCGCCGGAACACAAGTCTCCTGAAGGCCCCTTTATCTCGCTGACCGTATCCGGAGGCCATACGCTTCTTTCGCTTGTCCGCGAAGATCTCTCCTATGACGTGATCGGAAAAACGCTCGATGACGCCGCAGGGGAGGCTTTCGATAAAACCGGCAAGATGCTCGGCCTCGCATATCCCGCGGGGCCGGTTATCGACCGCCTTGCGGCATCGGGGAATCCTCACTTCCATGCTTTTCCCAAAGCCCTGACGTCGAGTTCGCAAACCAGCAGAAGCTATCGGGGCAACTTCGATTTCAGCTTTTCGGGCCTGAAAACCTCGGTGCTGACCTGGCTGCAGAAGCACCCGGCAGAGTTCATACAAACCCATCTGCATGATATCGCCGCATCGATACAATACGCCATTGTAAGCGTTCTGACAGAAAAAGCCGTTGCGGCTGCGCGGTATTTCCGTACCGACGCCATCTCCGTAGCCGGAGGGGTCAGCGCCAATTCGGCATTGAGAACGGCGATGCAGGAAGCCTGTCGGCACCACGGTATCCGATTGTATATACCCGGCACGGTATATTCGACCGACAATGCCGCCATGATAGCCTCGCTTGCCGGTCTCATGCTCTCGAAAGGCGCCGTGCGGAAAAACAATTATGACGTCGCTCCATTCGCAAGCTTTGCCGCGGGAGCGATCAAGGCATCATTGAAATAA
- a CDS encoding molybdopterin molybdotransferase MoeA produces the protein MMITVENAHRIIREAFGPLSHEYLPLSELLGRVLAEDVAAPFPLPRFTNAAMDGFALCREDIGNASQDNPVKLKVITEVAAGAMPEKVVVPGTCAQIMTGAPLPEGADTVVAFEQTSGFGSEEVSFFAVPKKGANIRYAGEEVSQDSPLLQKGVRVGPGEIAVLATLGVGGALAGRRPRVALVTVGNELRLPGKPLDGPAIYNSNRFMMQALCRAWGIEPVALLHAPDDRDSLRNTLAEAFSLCDMLITAGGISTGEYDYVQELLHEAGVTALFWTVAQKPGKPLYFGVTGDGRPVFALPGNPVSAMTCFLEYVVPSLLLLQGCAGPEKLTAVLAEPFPADRKRHRFLPGTIWQENGRLYCRVSPKVESHMITALACANGIIETGPSPDRLPAGAQVTCTLFPWHGIPGAG, from the coding sequence ATGATGATTACCGTCGAAAATGCTCATCGTATCATCAGGGAAGCTTTCGGACCGCTTTCTCACGAATATCTGCCCCTGTCAGAACTGCTGGGCCGGGTTCTGGCGGAAGATGTTGCCGCGCCCTTTCCGCTTCCGCGTTTCACCAACGCAGCGATGGACGGCTTTGCCCTGTGCCGTGAAGATATCGGCAATGCATCGCAGGATAATCCGGTCAAGCTGAAGGTCATTACGGAGGTCGCTGCCGGAGCGATGCCCGAGAAGGTTGTCGTACCGGGGACCTGCGCACAGATCATGACCGGAGCGCCGCTTCCGGAAGGCGCCGATACGGTTGTCGCTTTCGAACAGACCAGCGGATTCGGCAGTGAAGAGGTTTCATTTTTCGCGGTGCCGAAAAAAGGGGCCAACATCCGTTATGCCGGCGAAGAAGTTTCGCAGGATTCACCCCTTCTTCAGAAAGGGGTGAGGGTTGGGCCGGGGGAGATTGCCGTACTTGCCACGCTGGGTGTCGGAGGGGCTCTGGCAGGCAGGCGTCCGAGGGTTGCGCTTGTTACCGTAGGCAACGAATTGCGCCTTCCGGGCAAACCGCTTGACGGCCCTGCGATTTACAACAGCAACCGGTTCATGATGCAGGCGCTTTGCCGCGCATGGGGAATCGAACCGGTTGCGCTTCTGCATGCGCCTGATGACCGGGACTCTCTGCGGAATACTCTTGCCGAAGCTTTTTCCCTCTGCGATATGCTCATTACGGCAGGAGGGATTTCAACCGGCGAATATGATTACGTGCAGGAACTGCTGCATGAAGCAGGTGTAACGGCGCTTTTCTGGACGGTTGCCCAGAAACCGGGAAAGCCGCTCTATTTCGGCGTGACGGGCGATGGTCGACCGGTTTTTGCCCTTCCGGGAAATCCGGTTTCGGCCATGACCTGTTTTCTTGAATATGTCGTTCCTTCACTGCTTCTGCTGCAGGGCTGCGCGGGCCCTGAAAAACTCACGGCGGTGCTGGCGGAACCCTTTCCTGCCGACAGAAAACGGCACCGTTTTCTGCCCGGCACCATCTGGCAGGAAAACGGTCGGCTTTATTGCAGGGTCAGCCCGAAGGTAGAGTCGCATATGATAACCGCGCTTGCCTGTGCAAACGGCATAATCGAGACCGGCCCGTCGCCCGACAGGCTGCCTGCCGGCGCACAGGTGACCTGTACTCTGTTTCCCTGGCATGGAATCCCAGGAGCGGGGTAA
- a CDS encoding SemiSWEET family sugar transporter yields MEFASSEAVGFAAGIVTTLSLLPQAVKIMTTRRTRDISLLWAISMNIGILLWLFYGIVKNDMPMITANSISFVLLFLILIFKLRFR; encoded by the coding sequence ATGGAATTCGCATCGAGTGAGGCAGTCGGTTTCGCAGCCGGAATCGTTACGACGCTCTCGCTGCTTCCCCAGGCAGTGAAAATCATGACAACCCGGCGGACCCGGGATATCAGCCTTCTCTGGGCGATCAGTATGAATATCGGCATTCTGCTCTGGCTTTTTTACGGCATCGTAAAAAACGACATGCCTATGATAACGGCCAACAGCATCTCTTTTGTACTGCTTTTTCTTATCCTCATCTTCAAACTGCGGTTTCGGTAG
- a CDS encoding c-type cytochrome — protein sequence MKRFLPVFAVGMLCLGACGLEKPPAKLEFPESKEEAAAPAETAAPAAAPAAETPADPKLAAGKTVYESKGCNGCHDAGMMGAPKPGDKAAWKDRIAQGEDVMTKKSIDGFTGKAGMMPARGGNPDLTDEEVANAVAYLASLAK from the coding sequence ATGAAACGTTTTTTGCCAGTTTTCGCAGTCGGCATGCTCTGCCTTGGCGCATGCGGACTTGAAAAGCCACCGGCGAAGCTTGAATTCCCGGAATCAAAAGAAGAAGCCGCAGCTCCGGCCGAAACAGCCGCCCCTGCAGCAGCTCCCGCTGCGGAAACTCCTGCCGACCCGAAACTTGCCGCTGGTAAAACCGTTTATGAATCGAAAGGGTGCAACGGCTGCCACGATGCCGGCATGATGGGCGCTCCGAAACCCGGCGATAAAGCCGCATGGAAAGACCGTATCGCTCAGGGCGAGGACGTCATGACCAAAAAATCCATCGATGGCTTCACCGGTAAAGCCGGCATGATGCCTGCAAGAGGCGGCAACCCGGACCTGACCGACGAAGAGGTAGCCAACGCAGTAGCATATCTGGCAAGCCTTGCAAAATAA